The sequence below is a genomic window from Humulus lupulus chromosome 3, drHumLupu1.1, whole genome shotgun sequence.
atatctagcccccaagagatcaatccaaactaatccaagtagtagggacactcctgaggcccataactaagttcccggggtcaaaacgagcaaacggggcgaaaacagggcaagggctgcggccctagcaccttgggccgcggcccccagggttctctgaggcaagggccgcagccccctctatcaagggccgcggcgcccagcgaagacaaactcctgacacctgcttcttcgaactagggccgcggcgcacaagaacagggccgcgacccccaaccctgggccattcccaaacgtgttttaaacactccaaatcctccaaaaacatacccaaacattccccaatcatcaaatcaaagttcccaagcttcccaatactccaaaaccctcaaaacccaaagctcaaactgaccaaaaactcaacaatcaacaaagtccaattctaagctttaaaactgtaaaaacttaaaacttcaaacttagattacctttgattgggctgttttccgtcaaatccttcggttaagaagcttttaatctttcctaggatcgctatgcctcgaccctcgcttgattccgactcctagaactcaagatttcctcaaaaaggctcaaacggtaaaacggactgttttgagagagaacgagaagtttctaacgtatgttcttatctgtcaagctacttcaagcttaagtaaccttaaataaaaccttgtgctcggggtcccgaaaacacccccggggacactatagtcaaaacttccagaatttcaccctgatctcaaatattctcaatctatcaccaaataaacatttctattacccccaaattgaccccgttatgacaaaaccgctaatccattatatatgaccgtctcatgccgcatagctcgaatatatctccataacaatgagatctcattcacatattacaatatgcacccaatttacaaatatgccctcaacaggccaaattaccaaaatgcccttatcattttaaatactcccatacgcatgcatttatcatcatataataatataattcacattaacatgcatatgatcattaaatatcataataaatcaattatggccctctcggcctcctaatcaaagttctaaaccttattaggaaatttggggcattacagtctcCCCCTGCTTCTTCGACTCCATCCTTATCAAAGGCTGAGTATGAAAGGGCATGCTTCCACtgctacaaaactgggctttcctgACACCTaaccacgacagtcaacagagttgactgtcgtaattgcttagcaggactctacgccgacagttaaaaactgtaggcatagagaccaacgccgacagctaataactgtcatcgttgcttttgactgtcgctattgaccccaacgccgacagttaatttgagaccaatgccgacagttaaaatgtgtcgttaTTGACCCCATCGCCAACAGTTAGTTCGAGACCAATGCCAACAGTTAaaaggtgtcgctattgaccccaacgctgacagttaataaaaatccaatgccgacagttaaaatgtgtcgctattgacccaacgccgacagttaattcgagaccaatgccgacagttaaaatgtgtcgctattgactcttacgccgacagttaataaaagtctaatgctgacagtcataaaatgtcgccaaaattcaaataaaaatctaaaattataattaatgaatagtataatattaaaaataaactaaattatgtaaatatatatttataaaaattatgtatttattaaaaacttttaaaacttaatttttgttgtttctaaatttttcatattattaacttttttatttataataatctttatatcaaaatttaaatttattattctttaacatatttataaaaaatttattagttaaaaaaagttatttattaattggaaaaatattgtaaaaaaattaataaatagtataattttaaaaataatcgaaattatgtaaatatatatatatatttataaaaatgatgtatttgttaaaaattagattaaatttGTTTCtgaatttttaatattattaatttttttatttataaaattttttatattaaaatttaaattagttatgatataaaaaataatatacttaattttaatttaattatatgattctttatgatatttataaaattagtacTAATTGAAAAcaagttattttattgattttttaaatatggtaaaataaatttaaaaaatttataaatttattagttgtaatttttttattttatattttataaattatcaatagaaaaatTAAGGATTAAAAAAAATTTCCCAAATAAAAAAGTACCCAAGCCCATCATTTTGGGATAACCCAATTTTTCCCTCTCAAACCCTCACCTCACGACTCATCTTTCACTCAGCCGCACACActctctcactttctctctcgaGAACACCTGAGAAGCTTTGTGATAAAAACAATTTGGGGATTCGAATTGGGACTCTAGGGTTCATTTCTCATCAGTcacaaaattgaagaagaagaaaagtaaGGAGAGAGAGGCGTGCAGCTGAAGAGCTCCTGTCGACGGCGCAACGGGGTTGGGCGGGCTCCTGTTCTCAGCCATCTCTCTTTCTTGTTGGGGTTCAACGGAGCGAGGCTTGGCATATATGGCTGAGCTCGTCTTCCTAGTGAGGCTCTGTGAAGGGTGATGCATGGACGACTTTTGTTGGGGTTTAGAGAAACAAAGCTCAACACTTGGTTGGTTTTCTTTTAATCTTTGAAATTATATCATCTTGTTCTAAATCCTAAATATGCTTCTCTGGTATTGATTACTGTTTGAGgcttttttttttggtgaaatgGGTAGTTTAAGATTTGAAATGATACTTTTGTAATTTCGTTTAGAGCTGTGCAACTATTTCACTCGTATGATTGAATGACATGCTCTTCAATATTCTTGCAtgccatttgtttgatgaatttCCTGACTTATAATCATAACTTTTTTCCTTATAATCCTTATAAAAGATTCTAAAATCTATGAAGTTTGCTTGGAGTTATTGTTTGATTCATGATTCTATTCTAAAGAGTCTATATTATGTGACTAAAATATAGTCCCTCACCATCTCATATAAAGCTTTGAGCTATTTTATAATTAGTTTAGACGAGAAACCATTTCTATATGATTTTAACATGCCCTTGGAGTGCCATTGGTATATTTGTGCAAAACAATTCTGTTTTTTATTCAGTATAACTGGTCATATGATGTTGTGTGTGTATATATTGTAATAAGCATCATGATGTAATTGATCACCATCAAATACAATGAAACTCATTGCACAAATCTGAGTTTCTTAAAGCACTTACATAAATAGGTAACtggtttttttttattcatttataaaTTAAGATTGTCTCTTTCTAGTGTTTTTTTATTACTGTTAATCATAGTCCTTGGTctcattattttaatatatatttatatatatgtgtgtgggaATGTTTCTATATTGCTGTGTTGGACcgatatgtgtatatatattttgaagtGAGTAGATATTTAACTCTAGTATATAACTGATTTATTATTTATACACACAAATATGATCACTACACCAAATATCTTTTTTTTACAACACATGAGTATAAGACTAttagaaaagtattataataactaATCTAAAAGTTGGTAAGAACTTATGTATTATAGGACTCTAAATTTCTCTTCTCATGTCCGAAATTTCTTTATTCCATATTGGTAAgaacttataaatatttatatattagtttcgagttatatatatatatatacatatatttcatTTGTGTTGCTGTCTTGTTTGGTTACTAAATTATgctttattatataaattttgtttTATATCATGAGACGAATGctataacttttttttatttactgAAATGCCTAATTTTTACTATTGTTTGGGATCTTTGATATGTGATCAGATCTCTTGGCATACTGATGTATAAGTTTTGTCATCTGtatcatattattatattaattctCTCATAAAGTAAAGTTGTCATTTTCTGACCTCTGCCTTCGTTGGAGCTTGAAGTTTGTAGTCACCTACTTTTTTCTATATCATCATCCCTCTGTAATGAGAAAATTGTAGGCATGACTATGCTACTttgcttatgtgatatatatatatttatatatgtatgttaaagTTCATTTCAACCAATATTATTTGAAAGCATCAAATTTGAGCATAATTAATTGATAGTAAAAATGGCCTATATTGAATTGTTCAGGAGAGATGAGAATTGCTTCCATGGCCACTACTTCAACTTTTTCAATATCACCGCTTTTTGGTATGTCTTCCTTTATTTCCACTGTATTGTTTTTTCTTTTGGCCGGTTTAAATTGTTCTTGAGATATATATTTAATTGATTGGATTTGAATTAGATAAGAGGAGATTCAGTAGTCGCAATATAAAAATTCCTCAGATTGCTTTTAAAGATCTTGTTTTTAGCGTATGGTTATGGAGTCCATCATGAACTTTGTTTATCTAATTCAACcatgtatgtttattttttaattttcattattttctttgtCTTTCTGGGGTTTCTCTTGTTTTTATTATAGAGTTTGATTTCAATTTTATGAAACTAAGCTTCTATGAATATACTCtgatttcaattttaattttcattCTTTTCTTGTCTTTTTGGGGTCTGTCTTGTTTTGTTATagagtttgaattcaattttatgaAACTAAGCTTCTAGGAACGTAGTTAATttaccactttttttttttttttttttggctagaTCCATTTATGATTGATCTCTGTAATTCTGAGACTTTTTTGGCTGGGTAGTTAGTATTTTATTTCTCATGCACACAAGGTGTTTGAAAAAAATTGCCTAATAGAAAGACAAGAATCCGTGAGAGGCTATAGTACTAATGCTGCTATGCAGTccatttgtaataataataaataagttGAAGGAAGAAAATTATTACAtattttagataaaaaaaaaaatggaaacagGCTAGAAGAAGATGTTGACTGATGCATCTCTCTATAGAACCAAAGCATGAAATAACAAAATAAGAGTTCATTCCTTTAGAACTCTATCACGTCATTGAGTATATCACATATACACATTTGAGTTCACTCCTAGGTTCAGTAGCTATTGTCTCATAGTCTCAACTCTCAAACTGGTATCTTTCCTCTATTTGTGGAACTCTATTTTGGCTCTATATATGTTGATGGTAACATATTCTATGTGTCTTAATACTTCATAAATAATAGTGTATTTACTAAATTCATGTCAAGCTCTTTATCGGAAGAAGTTCAATAAATCCAAATTTTGTTAGAACAAGATATGTATTGGAGAAATGTAACTCAAATCCAATCCATTACAAAAGCTGAATTTGCTTTCTCTTTTCATGGACTTACTAAATAAAATTTGACAGGTTTTGGTGATGGTAATGTCTATGTTTGGAGCATTAGAAGTGGGAAAGAAGTAATTCTAAATCATCTGTTAAGAATTTACTAATCTTGCATCtgtatatacataaatatatgtacttattatattttttttgtttaaatgatAATTTGACTGATATATTTTACCATTTAGACTAAAGTTTGTTGCCTAGTAATTTTAGTTAACTGTTTTATATTGATTAGTTGTCATTGTATTTATTGATATTCAGGTGGTTGTTCTAGATTTTTCAAAGGTGAATATTATACAACTTATGCATAATAAATTCATGAACCAATTACAGGTGTGTCTAGAGTATATATACGTTTTTCCATTATGATTTTAATAGAATTTGGACTTGAAATGTTTTTAATTATAGGTCTCATTTGGATTGTGTTTCCTCTTAATATGGACATTTATTTGACTTGTGAACTTGGGTCTAGGGAGATGCAGATAAGTAATGTTGTCATCATTAAATAATACTTAAGTCTATTCTTTTATTAGTTTTGGACTAGTTGACTCTCTTATACCCAATATTAAGAATAATGCACTTCAGGTGTACTGCTAAAAGAACTcttattatatatgtttatttgtacCATATTTGTGGTTGTGGTATGTATGCATTGTCTCTTATTAGGTCCATTATTATTGGCTTTTACACTATTGGAGAGCAAACTTATTGGGCTTGGCTttgtattctcttttcttatttgtAGCTTTAGTATGAATTAAGGAGTTGTAATGGTTTGGTATTTCTTTGTTTTTTAAAAATCAGAGACCAATCATAGCTGGTTACAAGGCATTTATGTGATTTTTCAAGTGTTTATCTGTTTATTTTGTTGGAACGTCTCGGTCTCTTTTATTGGCAAGTTAGACATGATACCTAGTTGAGTGAGGATTAACATTTGAtcattttaaaatgttaaaatttCCAGGAAAATACAAGTATGGCTAGCTCTCTTGGAACATATTTCTTATCCCAAAATTTCTTGATCTTTTTAGATGTGCTTATAGTCTATAGGTATAACTAGTAATTGATTGATTGTTTCTAAAGTCCTTTTTATTTCTTGTGCAACCTCaagttctctatttattttagtttttgtttgaTTTTAATGGTGTTTATTCTGTATTGTAGGCTAAAACTCTACTTAAAGGATATTTAAGAGAACTAAGACAATTATATAAGAGAACCAAGGTAACAAGAAATTATTCTTGaagttgttgggtattattttctttcttgcttgtaagaattatgtacattgaggatttgatgtattatttacattaagaataatgaatttttattgagaattatttagtctcACGAgaatttgatgtattatttacattttaattgtatgaataaatgttgtatgtatatgaatttttattatgataaatataattttgtttacaagttatggtaataataattaattatgtgagtaatttttttatttaaatttatctcaaactttaattgttaaaaatataattaaaagttttaaaaactATATGTAtcgaaaaattattatatatataaatttaatgttacggcgacacttattaactgtcggtgttgccagcaacggcgacatgTATGAACTGTCGGTGTTGCCAGCAatggcgacacctattaactgtaggcgttgccagcaacgacgaTACCTATTAACTGTTGGCGTTGCCAGCAATAGCGATacatattaactgtcggcgtaaccagcaacgacgacacttattaactgtcggcgtagctacccctacgccggcataggcaaatacgacagttagtcgactgtcgtcattgctcaatagcgacagttaagaactgtcgggaaagcccatttttgtagtagtgtccgAGACCTTTGCCGCGTGTGCCAAATGACAAGGTATCCCTGAGACCAAGAAGAGAGATGGCTCTGACTTAACTCCTGCCACAGAATCATCTCCTGACAAATCTGCTTTGGCACGCAGGTCCTCTCGTATACACGGGCGGTCCTCTACGCCCTCTGATGCTCTGCAGATTCAACCTCTCCAACAGGTGCCTCTGCCAAAGGACGCCTTGGGAAAGAGGAAGTCTCGAGAGGAATCCTCTGACGAAGACTCGGTCGATGGAAAATGCATTTCGTTTAAGCTTCGGATTTCAAGAGGTTCTGCCTCTGCTGCTAGGGAAGTTACCAATGGGCAAAGCTCTGTCTTTACCCAAAATGCCTTTGGGGTCTGCCCCTGGTGATTCTCTACCTCCGCCGCCGTCTTCTTCCTCTACGCCGGGGGTCTCCCTGGGGGATGGCCCAAGGAGTGTTGTGCCCTCTGTGGCTATGGCTTCTGAAACGTTTAAGACGTCAGAGGTGGCAACTGTTACTTGGATGCATGACGACTTGCCAGTAGAGATGAGATCTCCTAGCACCTATGCGAGATCAATAGAGGCGTTTTCCTCTGCCTCTGCCTTGGCTGGAGGGTATGATACCGGCCATAGGCAGGGATTAGAAGGGAGACGTCCTTCTTCTGCCTCCCGCAAGAATCGTCTCTTAGAAGATGCCTTCGGGGTGGCTCCAGGTCTATGAGCAGTCCTTCTCGACTAGCCGATGCCGGAGAAATCGTTACTTCAAAGACTCTCCCTGTATGTTCAACATCGGGAGCTACCAAGGCCGCAAGTGGCCGTAACTTGGGTGTTGATGTTCGCGTGACATCTCCTGCAGCTTCTAGGACTCCTTTACGGCCACCTGCGGCCTTGGACACTGCAAAATACCTAGACCTTGCACTGTGTAATAAGAAGCAGACCCCAGAGGAGAAATATGCTAAACTGGAGATGTACTGCAAAAGCATCGATGTGAAAGTTGGAGAGTATAATGTCGATCGTTATCTTAATGAACTTAGGGATCTTCAAATCACCTACCCAGCACAGCATCTTGAAAAATTGAAGCTGAGGGCTGACACGTTGGGCTCGATTTATACTTCAAGTGGGGATCCTGTTGAAGAAGGTGATATCCCAAGGCAGGTGTCCTCTGCTGTCGTAGCAGAGGCTGCTTGTAACGACCtaaagttgctaataaggtttaggaccttgattagcgtgcctggagggaaataagtgaattaatatgctaatatgttaatttaaatgaatatgtgattagaatgcatgtttaggtggtataaatatgcatgtgggccccgtttgcatgataggggtaaattggtaattttagcccgttgagggcataaatgtggtaattgtattatgtgatttgtaccatgtgagtgtggtgttattattgtgatgcacgcgtcgagacggtcctagagagctatttagtctaaaagtcataacgagattttatacctggctcgggagaagcgtaggggtactttgggaattttatggttaggtagagaattagcggttaatggttattggtgattgagtaacctgggtaaccattagttactgctgagagtaacaagtttatatgaaagaaatggtagaattgcaatataggagaaatgactagagtgcccttgaggtttagttagcaaagggttttgattaaggggtaaaatggtcatttggcaggggtttagacaaagttcagctgggttataggggtacacggtttaggcttgatcatattttggttttgttaaaaatagagagaagaaaagctagaaggaaaagctagggcaagaagaagaagaagaggtgtagaaggagctgaaattttgagacttaggagaagaagcaagggagcttaaggttggattcttcattcaaggtaaggattctaagtaaatttaaggcttgtttttgttttgatttgagaaatttaaatgcatgagttaagttttttttttgttttggttaagtttgctgaaattagaaatcaaagggtggattttgggtgtgattgtgttttgagcttgatactagtgtttatgggttgttagatggttcatttgaggctttaaattgatcttgtggtttaggtaattgtttgagatgatttggaggggttttagctcgggaaaaatgcaagtgaaaacccataaatctgggttcgcgaaggagcgtcgcgaccctgttcttgggcgccgcggcgcgaggttacATCAGGAGGAGGGCAAACCGCTGGGCGcagcggcccttgaagggagtgccatggccctaggccaattttgatagccaaaaattgggtttttagggcttttgccaggggactcgggggatggttcctaggtattgttttaaggaattagaggtcccgagagtgcggggatggtcccgggaaatggttttggattggttaatattaaagagtgttttatatgtgttgtgactaggtttttggagaggctcgagatagaggaccgtgctcgtgacttcggtgcattgtgaagcttgggatgcaggtaagaaaactgtagcacctgtaggacagggcatggacccatagtgttaatgcagggcacgaccctaaattATATTACATGACTAtggtatagttttgattgaagtgttatatgtttgaatgttatctgaattatactatatgtgattatagtagtgAGAACGGCAattgagccgagaacggcagcggggccgggagtaacacctagcacatggagtgtttgtttagtctaatggacaACTTGGATTATTTGATagattgattatataatatgcatatgatatgtgttgtttgagttttcttgctgggcttcggctcacgggtgctctgtgttgcaggtaagggcaaagataagtcaaccagccatgagtacggagagcatgaagcggtgcgtacatgtttggcctgcccgactgctttggttgaggGCATTttctaaatggctgtattaacctgtaatttgatagtcaatcatctgtaaacttattttaagttgtaaaacattttacaaaccttattttgggatcccaaataatagatacttgaagttttcaatgaagtaaagcattttcaaaagattacagccttaacttttgcttggtcacacttttgttttaaagaccTCAGttaacgagttaattgcacaaagtttttttttaaactcacttggtaacggctctaaggaagtagggcgttacaacttggtatcagagcgagccaaggtttattggttctggagatcgaccgaacatgtacgttcgctgtcagtgacaagctcgactcagggttggttggtatgaatgattgatatgcttaaatacatgtttaaatgccctgtttgcctgcttgctGATATATGGAGCAcgatgaatgagttgacatatgcatgagatactgatagggcctggcccttgactattgcatgatgaggtTAAAGCGtgttgaataacattattatgcatgtggatgaatatgaggataatggtttacatattgagtgtatgtggttaattgtctgaattaaattcatatgtaaTATTTGTTTATTGGCTAGTAAGAAGCATGATGAAATGTGATTATACTTAGTTGTGataaaaatttggtagctaaatgtatggcatggtggatttggcctaatatgctttatgtgtgtatgataactgtggttatttggatctagttgtggattggttcagagtgtgaacctCAGAGTTGAGGAGTTTGATCAGTAGTGGCTGATGAACTCAAGTTGGTTGTGCCTAGGATGGTTAAGTGGAATTGACATCGTGTtgaaagggggattctagataatagTCGAAGTTAGAGATCTCCatttatccctgaaagcagcagcggatgttcactagtgtgtgagtaagctgtggagtttattAGTTGAGATGGAACAGAAGAACAGCGGACTTCTCTGGGAAAATAGCTGATTTGTAtgctttaacagtaaggttaccagtgtcggtttattgtgagggtatggacagataagggtattatatgaaaggcttaaagggtgttatcctctggttttgaggaaagtttgggttgacAAAGGGGTCTAATGGGTTGTGTTAAGTATTGCGCTTGAGGGATGCCTAGAAATGGCACTCGGGCTGAggcattggcatgatgggttggcaAGAACTCAGTTGATGAATTGATAGGAGAGGATTATAAAGACATGATCTGAACTGTGGAGAATGAGGGGCCTTATGAGCTTGATTTGAAATGACAAGTCAATGACAACCTGTGTTAATGAGTGTTAGGAGTTGGATACTTCACTTTGGTAATTTATGCAAGTGGTGGTAGTTGTGAACAATGAACCATGTAAGGGTTAGATTTTGGAATGGTTCAGGGTGGCAGGGCTACTCCAGTGTATTAGATCTTCGGTTGTATTTGAGTAGCAGAGAGAGAGAGTCATGTTATTTGAGAATTATGGAATGTGGTAAAGAGCATGAATGCTGCAGGGTAAGGGATGTAAAAGATAGTACTTCTATTGGTAGAATTCAGCAAGGGCAgattctcaatttttgaggtagaaggaccccagacagtgctagggCACCTAATTTGTGAATGGAAAGAAGCCGATTGAAAAGGCAGTTATCACGATGGTGACAGGAACCAAgaaggttatttggtatgcacatgagggagaggGTGCCACCTGAGAGGACGTTGGGTGAGGGCACAACTTCTATATGAAATAATTCGGTATGTTAGGATGAACTTCCCATGGTGGGGGAACGAAAGACTAGAATGTCTCGTTACATTCAAAGATCGAGgttgattcctcgaggatgagtatttaactgaatggtttatgctttggtcatgaaacgaactggaagaactcgATGTGgggaatgttccgagagggagttagAAATAGAGAGTTTGCTTCAAGGGTGCTATACGAGAGGCTGAAGATAGTAATATTTATTGAGGAGGAATTTGAAGCTTTTGACAGATGAATTGGGATATAAGTAATTAATAAGTTCATAGTGATAACAACATATAGGATTGGTATCAGGAGCGTTGAGAAAGATGGTATTGGTTGACAGAAAGTATTACTGAAGCAATCGAAGAAATTTGACCATTGGAGTAGCCAGAgcattatactgcggggattgttagcatcatcAGTTAAGAATGGAAAGTTTGATGTTGAGTACAAGACAGGACAATATCTCCAGGAGTTGATCTGCGACTTGGTTATTACTAGCtggagatcaaggaaagagacattcagGAATTTTTATCTTGTACcgagtagggtgtgaggagttggtaacaaaggttctcgaTTGGTTCAAGCTACATCAGCACAGGTAAGTTCCTTGAGTAGAGAATACGAGAATGGTataggcaagtccccttcaagttcacgagcagtatgTGTGGATTACTTC
It includes:
- the LOC133824558 gene encoding uncharacterized protein LOC133824558 isoform X5, giving the protein MDDFCWGLEKQSSTLGEMRIASMATTSTFSISPLFGFGDGNVYVWSIRSGKEVVVLDFSKVNIIQLMHNKFMNQLQAKTLLKGYLRELRQLYKRTKIQTCSESALLQRGKLVMEVALCLRRRFRR
- the LOC133824558 gene encoding uncharacterized protein LOC133824558 isoform X4 — encoded protein: MDDFCWGLEKQSSTLGEMRIASMATTSTFSISPLFGFGDGNVYVWSIRSGKEVVVLDFSKVNIIQLMHNKFMNQLQAKTLLKGYLRELRQLYKRTKVRAKISQPAMSTESMKRCVHVWPARLLWLRAFSKWLY
- the LOC133824558 gene encoding uncharacterized protein LOC133824558 isoform X6, whose product is MDDFCWGLEKQSSTLGEMRIASMATTSTFSISPLFGFGDGNVYVWSIRSGKEVVVLDFSKVNIIQLMHNKFMNQLQENTSMASSLGTYFLSQNFLIFLDVLIVYRLKLYLKDI
- the LOC133824558 gene encoding uncharacterized protein LOC133824558 isoform X2; this translates as MDDFCWGLEKQSSTLGEMRIASMATTSTFSISPLFGFGDGNVYVWSIRSGKEVVVLDFSKVNIIQLMHNKFMNQLQAKTLLKGYLRELRQLYKRTKMNRSDYRGGDNHTDSDTSVPQTIETSLNSDSSPDSSIGCTAEDRLRRFKQILPRSALYLLHEEQFLQQVSQSTMRVKQSNRLPQEHDP